In one Aphelocoma coerulescens isolate FSJ_1873_10779 chromosome 20, UR_Acoe_1.0, whole genome shotgun sequence genomic region, the following are encoded:
- the ELMO2 gene encoding engulfment and cell motility protein 2 isoform X2 codes for MPPPSDIVKVAVEWPGANAQLLEIDQKRPLASIIKEVCDGWSLPNPEYYTLRYADGPQLYITEQTRCDIKNGTILQLAVSPSRAARQLMERIQSHSMEARLDAMKELAKLSADVTFATEFINMEGITVLTRLVESGTKLLSHYSEMLAFTLTAFLELMDHGIVSWDMVSITFIKQIAGYVSQPMVDVSILQRSLAILESMVLNSQTLYQKIAEEITVGQLISHLQVSNQEIQTYAIALINALFLKAPEDKRQEMANAFAQKHLRSIILNHVIRGNRPIKTEMAHQLYVLQVLTFNLLEERMMTKMDPNDQAQRDIIFELRRIAFDAESDSNTVPGGGTEKRKAMYTKDYKMLGFTNHINPAMDFTQTPPGMLALDNMLYLAKFHQDTYIRIVLENSSREDKHECPFGRSAIELTRMLCEILQVGELPNEGRNDYHPMFFTHDRAFEELFAICIQLLNKTWKEMRATAEDFNKVMQVVREQITRALPSKPNSLDQFKSKLRSLSYSEILRLRQSERMSQDDFQSPPIVELREKIQPEILELIKQQRLNRLCEGSSFRKIGNRRRQERFWYCRLALNHKVLHYGDLEDNAQGEVTFESLQEKIPVADIKAIVTGKDCPHMKEKSALKQNKAMLELAFSILYDPDETLNFIAPNKYEYCIWIDGLNALLGKDMSSELTKSDLDTLLSMEMKLRLLDLENIQIPEAPPPIPKEPSSYDFVYHYG; via the exons aCTCGCTGTGACATCAAGAATGGAACTATCCTACAGCTGGCAGTCTCCCCG TCTAGGGCAGCTCGCCAGCTGATGGAGAGGATCCAGTCGCACAGCATGGAAGCCCGGCTGGATGCCATGAAGGAACTGGCGAAACTTTCAGCAGACGTCACCTTTGCCACAGAGTTCATCAACATGGAAGGGATTACAGTGCTGACACGGCTTGTGGAGAGTGGGACCAAGCTTCTATCCCA TTACAGTGAGATGTTGGCTTTCACCCTGACTGCCTTCTTGGAGCTCATGGACCACGGTATTGTCTCCTGGGACATGGTCTCAATAACCTTCATCAAACAG ATTGCAGGGTATGTGAGTCAGCCCATGGTGGATGTGTCCATCCTGCAGCGGTCCCTGGCCATCCTGGAGAGCATGGTGCTCAACAGCCAGACTCTGTACCAGAAGATTGCAGAGGAGATCACTGTGGGGCAGCTCATTTCTCACCTGCAAGT CTCAAACCAAGAGATTCAGACATATGCCATTGCCTTGATCAATGCCCTCTTCCTGAAGGCACCTGAGGACAAGAGACAG GAAATGGCTAATGCATTTGCCCAGAAGCACCTGAGGTCTATAATCCTAAAT CATGTGATCAGAGGAAACCGCCCCATTAAAACAGAAATGGCACATCAGCTCTACGTCCTACAGGTCCTGACCTTTAATCTCCTGGAAGAGAGAATGATGACCAAGATGGATCCCAATGATCAG GCACAGAGAGACATCATATTTGAGTTGAGAAGAATTGCATTTGATGCAGAGTCTGACAGCAACACGGTCCCTGGTGGTGGAACAGAGAAACGCAAAGCCATGTACACCAAGGACTACAAGATGCTGGGATTCACT aatcacatcaATCCAGCCATGGATTTTACACAGACTCCTCCTGGGATGCTGGCATTGGACAACATGCTTTACTTAGCCAAATTTCATCAGGACACCTATATCAGG ATTGTTCTGGAGAACAGCAGTCGAGAAGATAAACATGAGTGTCCCTTTGGGCGCAGTGCCATTGAGCTCACCAGGATGCTCTGTGAGATCCTACAAGTTGGGGAACTCC CCAATGAAGGCCGGAACGACTATCACCCCATGTTTTTCACCCACGACCGTGCATTTGAGGAGCTGTTTGCCATCTGTATCCAGCTGTTGAACAAGACCTGGAAAGAAATGAGGGCAACAGCAGAAGATTTTAATAAG GTTATGCAGGTCGTTAGGGAACAGATCACACGGGCTCTCCCCTCTAAACCAAACTCCTTGGACCAGTTCAAGAGCAAACTGCGCAGCCTGAGCTATTCTGAGATTCTGCGGCTACGCCAGTCGGAGAGAATGAGCCAAGATGACTTCCAGTCTCCACCTATTGT GGAGCTGAGAGAGAAAATCCAGCCTGAGATCTTGGAGCTGATAAAGCAACAGCGCCTGAACAGGCTTTGTGAGGGAAGTAGCTTTAGAAAAATTGGAAATCGCAGAAGACAAG AAAGATTCTGGTATTGTCGCCTGGCTCTGAATCACAAGGTGCTACATTATGGAGATCTGGAAGATAATGCCCAGGGGGAAGTGACCTTTGAATCTCTACAAGAAAAAA TTCCAGTTGCAGACATCAAAGCCATTGTCACGGGGAAGGATTGTCCACACATGAAGGAGAAAAGTGCACTGAAACAGAATAAGGCAA TGTTAGAATTGGCCTTCTCCATATTATATGATCCCGATGAGACCTTGAACTTCATTGCACCTAATAAATATGAG TACTGTATCTGGATTGATGGGCTTAATGCTCTCTTGGGGAAGGACATGTCCAGTGAGCTGACCAAGAGCGACCTGGACACGCTGCTGAGCATGGAAATGAAGCTGAGGCTCCTGGACTTGGAGAACATCCAGATCCCCGAAGCGCCGCCGCCGATCCCCAAGGAGCCGAGCAGCTACGACTTCGTGTACCACTACGGCTGA
- the ELMO2 gene encoding engulfment and cell motility protein 2 isoform X1, with product MPPPSDIVKVAVEWPGANAQLLEIDQKRPLASIIKEVCDGWSLPNPEYYTLRYADGPQLYITEQTRCDIKNGTILQLAVSPSRAARQLMERIQSHSMEARLDAMKELAKLSADVTFATEFINMEGITVLTRLVESGTKLLSHYSEMLAFTLTAFLELMDHGIVSWDMVSITFIKQIAGYVSQPMVDVSILQRSLAILESMVLNSQTLYQKIAEEITVGQLISHLQVSNQEIQTYAIALINALFLKAPEDKRQDKLLNPLDLPITEMANAFAQKHLRSIILNHVIRGNRPIKTEMAHQLYVLQVLTFNLLEERMMTKMDPNDQAQRDIIFELRRIAFDAESDSNTVPGGGTEKRKAMYTKDYKMLGFTNHINPAMDFTQTPPGMLALDNMLYLAKFHQDTYIRIVLENSSREDKHECPFGRSAIELTRMLCEILQVGELPNEGRNDYHPMFFTHDRAFEELFAICIQLLNKTWKEMRATAEDFNKVMQVVREQITRALPSKPNSLDQFKSKLRSLSYSEILRLRQSERMSQDDFQSPPIVELREKIQPEILELIKQQRLNRLCEGSSFRKIGNRRRQERFWYCRLALNHKVLHYGDLEDNAQGEVTFESLQEKIPVADIKAIVTGKDCPHMKEKSALKQNKAMLELAFSILYDPDETLNFIAPNKYEYCIWIDGLNALLGKDMSSELTKSDLDTLLSMEMKLRLLDLENIQIPEAPPPIPKEPSSYDFVYHYG from the exons aCTCGCTGTGACATCAAGAATGGAACTATCCTACAGCTGGCAGTCTCCCCG TCTAGGGCAGCTCGCCAGCTGATGGAGAGGATCCAGTCGCACAGCATGGAAGCCCGGCTGGATGCCATGAAGGAACTGGCGAAACTTTCAGCAGACGTCACCTTTGCCACAGAGTTCATCAACATGGAAGGGATTACAGTGCTGACACGGCTTGTGGAGAGTGGGACCAAGCTTCTATCCCA TTACAGTGAGATGTTGGCTTTCACCCTGACTGCCTTCTTGGAGCTCATGGACCACGGTATTGTCTCCTGGGACATGGTCTCAATAACCTTCATCAAACAG ATTGCAGGGTATGTGAGTCAGCCCATGGTGGATGTGTCCATCCTGCAGCGGTCCCTGGCCATCCTGGAGAGCATGGTGCTCAACAGCCAGACTCTGTACCAGAAGATTGCAGAGGAGATCACTGTGGGGCAGCTCATTTCTCACCTGCAAGT CTCAAACCAAGAGATTCAGACATATGCCATTGCCTTGATCAATGCCCTCTTCCTGAAGGCACCTGAGGACAAGAGACAG GACAAGCTGCTTAACCCACTAGACCTGCCCATCACT GAAATGGCTAATGCATTTGCCCAGAAGCACCTGAGGTCTATAATCCTAAAT CATGTGATCAGAGGAAACCGCCCCATTAAAACAGAAATGGCACATCAGCTCTACGTCCTACAGGTCCTGACCTTTAATCTCCTGGAAGAGAGAATGATGACCAAGATGGATCCCAATGATCAG GCACAGAGAGACATCATATTTGAGTTGAGAAGAATTGCATTTGATGCAGAGTCTGACAGCAACACGGTCCCTGGTGGTGGAACAGAGAAACGCAAAGCCATGTACACCAAGGACTACAAGATGCTGGGATTCACT aatcacatcaATCCAGCCATGGATTTTACACAGACTCCTCCTGGGATGCTGGCATTGGACAACATGCTTTACTTAGCCAAATTTCATCAGGACACCTATATCAGG ATTGTTCTGGAGAACAGCAGTCGAGAAGATAAACATGAGTGTCCCTTTGGGCGCAGTGCCATTGAGCTCACCAGGATGCTCTGTGAGATCCTACAAGTTGGGGAACTCC CCAATGAAGGCCGGAACGACTATCACCCCATGTTTTTCACCCACGACCGTGCATTTGAGGAGCTGTTTGCCATCTGTATCCAGCTGTTGAACAAGACCTGGAAAGAAATGAGGGCAACAGCAGAAGATTTTAATAAG GTTATGCAGGTCGTTAGGGAACAGATCACACGGGCTCTCCCCTCTAAACCAAACTCCTTGGACCAGTTCAAGAGCAAACTGCGCAGCCTGAGCTATTCTGAGATTCTGCGGCTACGCCAGTCGGAGAGAATGAGCCAAGATGACTTCCAGTCTCCACCTATTGT GGAGCTGAGAGAGAAAATCCAGCCTGAGATCTTGGAGCTGATAAAGCAACAGCGCCTGAACAGGCTTTGTGAGGGAAGTAGCTTTAGAAAAATTGGAAATCGCAGAAGACAAG AAAGATTCTGGTATTGTCGCCTGGCTCTGAATCACAAGGTGCTACATTATGGAGATCTGGAAGATAATGCCCAGGGGGAAGTGACCTTTGAATCTCTACAAGAAAAAA TTCCAGTTGCAGACATCAAAGCCATTGTCACGGGGAAGGATTGTCCACACATGAAGGAGAAAAGTGCACTGAAACAGAATAAGGCAA TGTTAGAATTGGCCTTCTCCATATTATATGATCCCGATGAGACCTTGAACTTCATTGCACCTAATAAATATGAG TACTGTATCTGGATTGATGGGCTTAATGCTCTCTTGGGGAAGGACATGTCCAGTGAGCTGACCAAGAGCGACCTGGACACGCTGCTGAGCATGGAAATGAAGCTGAGGCTCCTGGACTTGGAGAACATCCAGATCCCCGAAGCGCCGCCGCCGATCCCCAAGGAGCCGAGCAGCTACGACTTCGTGTACCACTACGGCTGA
- the SLC35C2 gene encoding solute carrier family 35 member C2 isoform X1, whose product MAAGAGGAALGRAALAAPLVLLYYGFSIGITFYNKWLMKSFPFPLLVTLLHLLLIFALAALARALARCRSGRPRAALSWADCLRRAAPAALSTSLDIGLSNWSFLYVTVSLYTMTKSSAILFILLFSLLFKLEEMRVTLLLVVLLIAGGLFMFTYKSTQFNAQGFVLVLCASFLGGIRWTLTQILMQKAELGLQNPIDIMFHLQPLMFLGLFPLFAVFEGLPLSISEKLFRFHEAGMLFSLVGKLFLGGILAFGLGFSEFLLVSRTSSLTLSIAGIFKEICILFLATHLLGDRLSLLNWLGFAVCLSGISLHVVLKAMNSKGDKALEPHKEASSDPDLELLLHHPEHGEEEEEVVETPQQH is encoded by the exons atggcggcgggggcgggcggcgcggccctggggcgggcggcgctggcGGCGCCGCTGGTGCTGCTCTACTACGGCTTCTCCATCGGCATCACCTTCTACAACAAGTGGCTCATGAAG AGCTTCCCGTTCCCGCTGCTGGTTACgctgctgcacctgctgctcATCTTCGCTCTCGCGGCGCTCGCCCGCGCCCTGGCGCGCTGCCGCTCCGGGCGGCCGCGGGCAGCGCTGTCCTGGGCCGACTGCCtccgccgggccgcccccgcaG CTCTGTCAACTTCCTTGGATATTGGGCTGAGTAACTGGAGTTTCCTGTACGTCACTGTCTCCCT CTACACGATGACCAAATCCTCTGCTATTCTCTTCATCCTGCTTTTTTCACTGCTCTTCAAGCTGGAGGAAATG AGAGTGACGTTGCTGCTGGTGGTTCTGCTCATCGCTGGGGGACTCTTCATGTTCACCTACAAGTCCACACAGTTCAACGCACAGGGGTTTGTGCTGGTGCTCTGTGCCTCTTTCCTGGGGGGCATTCGCTGGACTCTCACGCAGATACTGATGCAGAAGGCTGAACTGG GGCTCCAGAATCCCATTGATATCATGTTTCACCTGCAGCCGCTCATGTTCCTGGGGCTCTTCCCACTCTTTGCGGTGTTTGAGG GCCTGCCTTTGTCCATATCAGAGAAGCTCTTCCGTTTCCATGAAGCAGGAATGCTGTTCTCTCTGGTAGGGAAGCTGTTCTTGGGTGGAATTCTTGCCTTTGGTCTAGGCTTTTCTGAGTTCCTCTTGGTTTCCAGAACATCTAGCCTCACCCTTTCCATTGCTGGCATTTTTAAG GAAATCTGCATTTTATTCCTCGCCACACATTTACTGGGAGACCGCCTCAGTCTCTTGAACTGGCTGGGCTTTGCTGTCTGCCTGTCGGGAATCTCCCTTCACGTTGTTCTCAAAGCCATGAATTCCAAAG GTGACAAAGCACTGGAGCCACACAAAGAGGCCAGCTCTGACCctgacctggagctgctgctgcaccacCCTGAACatggtgaggaagaggaagaggttGTTGAAACCCCACAACAGCACTGA
- the SLC35C2 gene encoding solute carrier family 35 member C2 isoform X2 yields MAAGAGGAALGRAALAAPLVLLYYGFSIGITFYNKWLMKSFPFPLLVTLLHLLLIFALAALARALARCRSGRPRAALSWADCLRRAAPAALSTSLDIGLSNWSFLYVTVSLYTMTKSSAILFILLFSLLFKLEEMRVTLLLVVLLIAGGLFMFTYKSTQFNAQGFVLVLCASFLGGIRWTLTQILMQKAELGLQNPIDIMFHLQPLMFLGLFPLFAVFEGLPLSISEKLFRFHEAGMLFSLEICILFLATHLLGDRLSLLNWLGFAVCLSGISLHVVLKAMNSKGDKALEPHKEASSDPDLELLLHHPEHGEEEEEVVETPQQH; encoded by the exons atggcggcgggggcgggcggcgcggccctggggcgggcggcgctggcGGCGCCGCTGGTGCTGCTCTACTACGGCTTCTCCATCGGCATCACCTTCTACAACAAGTGGCTCATGAAG AGCTTCCCGTTCCCGCTGCTGGTTACgctgctgcacctgctgctcATCTTCGCTCTCGCGGCGCTCGCCCGCGCCCTGGCGCGCTGCCGCTCCGGGCGGCCGCGGGCAGCGCTGTCCTGGGCCGACTGCCtccgccgggccgcccccgcaG CTCTGTCAACTTCCTTGGATATTGGGCTGAGTAACTGGAGTTTCCTGTACGTCACTGTCTCCCT CTACACGATGACCAAATCCTCTGCTATTCTCTTCATCCTGCTTTTTTCACTGCTCTTCAAGCTGGAGGAAATG AGAGTGACGTTGCTGCTGGTGGTTCTGCTCATCGCTGGGGGACTCTTCATGTTCACCTACAAGTCCACACAGTTCAACGCACAGGGGTTTGTGCTGGTGCTCTGTGCCTCTTTCCTGGGGGGCATTCGCTGGACTCTCACGCAGATACTGATGCAGAAGGCTGAACTGG GGCTCCAGAATCCCATTGATATCATGTTTCACCTGCAGCCGCTCATGTTCCTGGGGCTCTTCCCACTCTTTGCGGTGTTTGAGG GCCTGCCTTTGTCCATATCAGAGAAGCTCTTCCGTTTCCATGAAGCAGGAATGCTGTTCTCTCTG GAAATCTGCATTTTATTCCTCGCCACACATTTACTGGGAGACCGCCTCAGTCTCTTGAACTGGCTGGGCTTTGCTGTCTGCCTGTCGGGAATCTCCCTTCACGTTGTTCTCAAAGCCATGAATTCCAAAG GTGACAAAGCACTGGAGCCACACAAAGAGGCCAGCTCTGACCctgacctggagctgctgctgcaccacCCTGAACatggtgaggaagaggaagaggttGTTGAAACCCCACAACAGCACTGA